Proteins co-encoded in one Cupriavidus taiwanensis genomic window:
- the cysD gene encoding sulfate adenylyltransferase subunit CysD — MRGTGKPRGPSVKKETPMLTHLEQLEAESIHIMREVVAECENPVMLYSIGKDSAVMLHLAMKAFHPARPPFPLLHVDTTWKFREMIAFRDQTAARLGLDLRVHINPEGLARNISPHEHGSAVHTDVWKTQGLKQALDHYGFDAAFGGARRDEEKSRAKERVFSVRTAQHRWDPKMQRPELWRQYNTRKRKGESLRVFPLSNWTELDIWQYIYLNEIPIVPLYFARERPVVERDGTLIMVDDERLPLRPGETPQLRKVRFRTLGCYPLTGAIESDADTLGGIIQEMLRATTSERQGRLIDSDSAGSMEKKKQEGYF; from the coding sequence CTGCGCGGCACCGGCAAACCCAGAGGACCAAGCGTAAAAAAGGAGACCCCGATGTTGACCCACCTGGAGCAACTGGAGGCCGAGAGCATCCACATCATGCGGGAGGTGGTGGCGGAATGCGAGAACCCCGTCATGCTCTATTCGATCGGCAAGGACAGCGCGGTGATGCTGCACCTGGCGATGAAAGCCTTCCATCCCGCGCGGCCGCCGTTCCCGCTGCTGCATGTCGATACCACCTGGAAGTTCCGCGAGATGATCGCGTTCCGCGACCAGACCGCGGCCCGGCTCGGGCTGGACCTGCGCGTGCACATCAACCCCGAAGGGCTGGCGCGCAATATCAGCCCGCACGAGCATGGCTCGGCCGTCCACACCGATGTGTGGAAAACGCAGGGCCTGAAGCAGGCGCTGGACCACTACGGCTTTGACGCCGCCTTTGGCGGCGCGCGCCGCGATGAAGAGAAGTCCCGCGCCAAGGAGCGCGTGTTCTCGGTGCGCACCGCGCAGCACCGCTGGGACCCAAAGATGCAGCGCCCCGAACTCTGGCGCCAGTACAACACGCGCAAGCGCAAGGGCGAGAGCCTGCGCGTATTCCCGCTGTCGAACTGGACCGAGCTCGACATCTGGCAATACATCTACCTGAACGAGATCCCGATCGTGCCGCTGTACTTCGCCAGGGAACGGCCCGTGGTCGAACGCGACGGCACCCTGATCATGGTCGACGACGAACGCCTGCCACTGCGTCCGGGCGAAACCCCGCAGCTGCGCAAGGTGCGCTTCCGCACGCTGGGCTGCTACCCGCTCACCGGCGCGATCGAGAGCGACGCCGACACGCTCGGCGGCATCATCCAGGAAATGCTGCGGGCGACCACCTCGGAGCGCCAGGGACGGCTGATCGACAGCGATTCGGCCGGTTCGATGGAGAAGAAAAAGCAGGAGGGATACTTCTGA
- a CDS encoding carboxymuconolactone decarboxylase family protein yields MPRTAALKPEQVPADSKPTLDAFTRNMGFTPNMMATFAQSPIAFNAWATLLGSLSKALDVKTRDSIGLAVSEVNGCNYCLTVHSFTAEHMARLAPDEIVLARKGHASDPKRDAAVRFARKVIETRGNVGDADFQAVREAGYTDAHIMEIVALVAMYSLTNFINNVFDPEKDFPAVAPAGSI; encoded by the coding sequence ATGCCAAGAACTGCTGCCCTGAAGCCGGAACAAGTGCCGGCCGATTCGAAACCGACCCTCGATGCGTTCACCAGGAACATGGGATTCACCCCGAACATGATGGCGACGTTCGCCCAGAGTCCGATCGCGTTCAACGCATGGGCCACCCTGCTGGGCTCGCTGAGCAAGGCGCTCGACGTGAAGACGCGTGATAGCATCGGCCTCGCCGTGTCCGAAGTGAACGGCTGCAATTACTGCCTGACGGTTCACAGCTTTACCGCCGAGCATATGGCCAGGCTGGCGCCCGATGAGATCGTTCTCGCCCGGAAGGGCCATGCCAGCGATCCGAAGCGCGACGCCGCGGTCCGGTTTGCGCGCAAAGTCATCGAGACCCGCGGCAACGTCGGCGACGCTGACTTCCAGGCCGTCCGCGAGGCTGGCTACACCGATGCGCACATCATGGAAATCGTCGCGCTGGTTGCCATGTATTCCCTCACCAACTTCATCAATAACGTGTTTGATCCCGAAAAGGACTTTCCTGCCGTTGCGCCGGCCGGCTCGATCTGA
- a CDS encoding J domain-containing protein, protein MTTLYATLGVQADATLDEIKLAYRRAAMKWHPDRNPGREAESHAAFQQIRDAYAILSDAEQRQVYDDVFEREMRKWEAEHAAQEAEERQAQEQARRAAQEHYEKMVAIAMRFADQGHSRDVLFGILLGKDCETELAGRIADSVYALHESRHACAEDDAAAPAHAGTARTDIPVSPFEAFWQGMFRFR, encoded by the coding sequence ATGACCACGCTCTACGCGACGCTTGGCGTACAGGCCGATGCCACCCTGGATGAGATCAAGCTTGCCTATCGCCGTGCGGCAATGAAATGGCATCCGGACCGCAATCCCGGTCGCGAAGCCGAAAGCCATGCCGCCTTCCAGCAGATCCGCGATGCCTATGCGATCCTGTCCGACGCCGAGCAGCGCCAGGTCTACGACGACGTCTTCGAACGCGAAATGCGCAAGTGGGAAGCCGAGCACGCCGCACAAGAGGCCGAGGAACGCCAGGCACAGGAGCAGGCGAGACGCGCCGCGCAGGAGCATTACGAGAAGATGGTTGCCATCGCGATGCGCTTTGCCGACCAGGGGCATTCGCGCGACGTCCTGTTCGGCATCCTGCTGGGCAAGGACTGCGAGACGGAACTCGCCGGACGAATTGCCGACAGCGTCTATGCACTGCATGAGTCGCGCCACGCCTGCGCCGAGGACGACGCCGCAGCGCCGGCGCATGCCGGCACGGCGCGCACCGACATACCCGTCAGCCCGTTCGAGGCATTCTGGCAAGGGATGTTCAGGTTTCGCTAG
- a CDS encoding DUF1214 domain-containing protein: protein MAISAEDQLLSGQTWAEFCDVLKRSGQQILRPEAPTDALTRAEGFRYLSRLLRIALEMHVEFADPAFPGFFSPSHETAKIGADNPDNLYRYARLDGSAAYRIRGRRGTVAYLSFGTQKGGYETDGRMVQTGFIDSNKLAVEQDGSFEITLGAQPQPGNWVRMEPATNALVVRQTFLDRKAETPAELQIERIDAHGKPPALSAERLHAGLLRAAGFVEGTARIFADWAQGYGGHVNALPPADQAVCQAAGGDPNIYYYHSCWRLADDEALVVEVDRVPDCEFWNFQINNYWMESLDYRYHDICLNKHGARLNANGGVTAILSARDPGLPNWLETAGHHHGTMCWRWVGAAQPSHPRTRVVKLASLGEHSRENNA from the coding sequence ATGGCGATATCCGCCGAAGACCAATTGCTGAGCGGCCAGACCTGGGCCGAGTTTTGTGATGTGCTCAAGCGCAGCGGGCAGCAGATCCTGCGCCCGGAAGCGCCGACCGACGCGCTCACGCGCGCCGAGGGCTTCCGCTACCTGAGCCGCTTGCTGCGCATTGCGCTGGAAATGCACGTGGAATTCGCCGATCCGGCATTCCCCGGTTTCTTTTCGCCGTCGCACGAGACCGCCAAGATCGGCGCCGACAATCCGGACAACCTGTACCGCTATGCGCGGCTGGACGGCAGCGCGGCGTACCGCATCCGCGGACGGCGCGGCACGGTGGCGTACCTGAGTTTCGGCACGCAGAAGGGCGGCTACGAAACCGACGGGCGCATGGTCCAGACCGGCTTTATCGACAGCAACAAGCTTGCCGTCGAGCAGGACGGCAGTTTCGAGATCACCCTCGGCGCCCAGCCGCAACCGGGCAACTGGGTGCGCATGGAGCCGGCCACCAATGCCCTGGTGGTGCGCCAGACCTTCCTCGACCGCAAGGCAGAAACGCCCGCCGAATTGCAGATCGAGCGCATCGACGCCCACGGCAAGCCGCCGGCGTTGAGCGCGGAGCGCCTGCACGCCGGACTGCTGCGCGCCGCGGGTTTTGTCGAGGGCACCGCGCGCATCTTTGCCGACTGGGCCCAGGGGTACGGCGGCCACGTCAACGCCCTGCCGCCGGCGGACCAGGCGGTTTGCCAGGCGGCCGGCGGCGATCCCAACATCTACTACTACCACTCCTGCTGGCGGCTCGCGGACGACGAGGCGCTGGTGGTCGAGGTCGACCGGGTGCCGGACTGCGAGTTCTGGAACTTCCAGATCAACAACTACTGGATGGAATCGCTCGACTACCGCTACCACGACATCTGCCTCAACAAGCACGGTGCCCGGCTCAACGCCAACGGAGGCGTCACCGCGATCCTCAGCGCGCGCGACCCGGGCCTGCCCAACTGGCTCGAAACCGCGGGCCATCACCACGGCACCATGTGCTGGCGCTGGGTCGGCGCGGCGCAGCCGTCGCATCCGCGCACGCGCGTGGTCAAGCTGGCATCGCTCGGTGAACATTCCAGGGAGAACAACGCATGA
- a CDS encoding IS5 family transposase, giving the protein MKQTDLGLNLSTKRTRKREFLDEMNRVVPWADLVMLIAPYAPEGKRGRPPFAVEAMLRIHFLQQWFGLSDPAMEEALHDVPLYREFAGLDNWTVRLPDESTILRFRHLLEKHKLAAQILALVNDILRDKGLMLRAGTVVDATLISAPSSTKNGSGERDPEMHQSKKGNQWYFGMKAHIGVDAESGLVHTVRGTAGKVNDVVEGNSLLHGEETDAFGDAGYQGVEKRPDARAGVNWHVAMKPGKRRVLDQSKPLGALVDQVERIKAGIRAKVEHPFRVIKRQFGYTKVRYRGLRKNTAQLMTLFALSNLWMARGKLLAAGA; this is encoded by the coding sequence ATGAAACAAACTGACCTTGGACTGAACTTGTCGACCAAGCGCACCCGCAAGCGCGAATTCCTGGACGAGATGAACCGTGTGGTGCCATGGGCCGATCTGGTGATGCTGATCGCTCCGTACGCCCCGGAAGGCAAGCGCGGCCGTCCCCCGTTCGCGGTCGAGGCAATGCTGCGCATCCACTTCCTTCAGCAATGGTTCGGCCTGTCGGACCCGGCGATGGAAGAAGCGCTGCACGACGTGCCGCTGTATCGGGAGTTCGCCGGGCTGGACAACTGGACGGTGAGGCTGCCCGACGAGAGCACCATCCTGCGGTTCCGTCACCTGCTGGAGAAGCACAAGCTGGCCGCTCAGATCCTCGCGCTGGTCAACGACATCCTTCGCGACAAGGGATTGATGCTGCGCGCGGGCACGGTGGTGGACGCGACACTGATCAGCGCACCGAGTTCGACCAAGAATGGGTCGGGCGAACGCGACCCAGAGATGCACCAGAGCAAGAAAGGAAACCAGTGGTATTTCGGCATGAAAGCGCACATTGGCGTGGACGCCGAAAGCGGGCTGGTGCACACGGTGCGGGGCACGGCGGGCAAGGTCAACGACGTGGTTGAGGGCAACAGCCTGCTGCATGGAGAGGAAACCGACGCGTTCGGCGATGCGGGCTATCAGGGCGTGGAGAAGCGTCCGGACGCGCGGGCGGGCGTGAACTGGCACGTAGCGATGAAGCCAGGCAAACGTCGCGTCCTGGACCAAAGCAAACCACTTGGCGCGCTCGTCGATCAGGTCGAGCGAATCAAGGCGGGCATCCGGGCCAAGGTCGAGCATCCGTTCCGGGTCATCAAGCGGCAGTTCGGCTACACCAAGGTCCGCTATCGAGGGCTGAGGAAGAACACCGCGCAACTCATGACCTTGTTCGCACTGTCCAACTTGTGGATGGCGCGCGGCAAACTGCTGGCTGCCGGGGCATGA
- a CDS encoding sulfotransferase family protein, translated as MNAINVERLLAQASERAGGLADFGPGNYREALRVLSDSLAREANLSPQGAHMLAGKLQAQLVNRLVVQDYCRRHPEILQERVEDPLVIVGLPRTGTTLLQRMLATDARFSSAAWWETRYPAPLPGEDVRDPGRRIAAAREEVAQMIQLIPDILAIHPLDAMAADEEFMLMEHSFLCAMDSYANVPAYTGWLARQDHTEVYACLKTMLQFLQWQKRQRGETSAVPARRWVLKTPQHLHTLEVLFRVFPGAQVVLTHRDPLQTIPSMASMAHTLWKLYADDPDPATAGRQWSEQMRRGTDHAMAVRDAMPAERFLDVRFEDTVRDPFGVAQAVYRFAGMPLTEAARAGMWAWMESNPRNQRAAHAYTPERFGLSQAQLERDFAGYRARYLQ; from the coding sequence ATGAATGCCATCAACGTGGAACGCCTGCTGGCGCAGGCGAGCGAGCGGGCCGGCGGCCTGGCTGACTTCGGCCCGGGCAACTATCGCGAGGCGCTGCGGGTGCTGTCGGACTCGCTGGCACGCGAGGCCAACCTGTCGCCGCAAGGCGCGCACATGCTGGCAGGCAAGCTGCAGGCCCAGCTGGTGAACCGGCTGGTGGTCCAGGACTACTGCCGGCGCCATCCGGAGATCCTGCAGGAACGCGTGGAAGACCCGCTGGTCATCGTCGGCCTGCCGCGCACCGGCACCACGCTGCTGCAGCGCATGCTGGCCACCGACGCGCGTTTCAGCTCGGCGGCGTGGTGGGAGACCCGCTATCCGGCCCCGCTGCCGGGCGAGGACGTGCGCGACCCCGGCCGGCGCATCGCCGCGGCGCGCGAGGAAGTCGCGCAGATGATCCAGCTCATCCCGGACATCCTCGCGATCCACCCGCTCGACGCGATGGCCGCCGACGAGGAATTCATGCTGATGGAGCATTCGTTCCTGTGCGCGATGGATTCCTACGCCAATGTGCCGGCCTACACCGGCTGGCTGGCGCGGCAGGACCACACCGAGGTCTATGCCTGCCTGAAGACCATGCTGCAGTTCCTGCAGTGGCAAAAGCGCCAGCGCGGTGAGACCTCGGCGGTGCCGGCGCGGCGCTGGGTGCTGAAGACCCCGCAGCACCTGCATACGCTGGAGGTGCTGTTCCGGGTGTTCCCCGGCGCGCAGGTGGTGCTGACCCACCGCGATCCGCTGCAGACCATTCCGTCGATGGCGAGCATGGCGCATACGCTGTGGAAGCTGTACGCCGACGATCCAGACCCCGCCACGGCCGGCCGCCAGTGGAGCGAACAGATGCGGCGCGGCACCGATCACGCCATGGCCGTGCGCGACGCCATGCCCGCCGAGCGCTTCCTCGACGTGCGCTTCGAGGATACGGTGCGCGATCCCTTCGGCGTGGCGCAGGCGGTCTACCGCTTCGCCGGCATGCCGCTGACCGAGGCCGCGCGCGCCGGCATGTGGGCCTGGATGGAAAGCAACCCGCGCAACCAGCGCGCGGCGCACGCCTACACGCCGGAACGGTTCGGGCTGAGCCAGGCGCAGCTGGAGCGCGATTTTGCCGGTTACCGCGCGCGGTATCTTCAATGA
- a CDS encoding AraC family transcriptional regulator has product MSQVDWLSQLLQMITITGRLEVRCVYGAPWRVAWPQSAAHEIPYHVVLKGRAIVENPQAQTTLELLAGDIVLLPHGSAHVLHDGSGREPGRTFNRHGSAGWMLSQNDGPGEPLDLLCGRFLIEPPHDRLLRNYLPTNLVVRAMDSDREEAVASASNHLAGLLELMRLESTGDKLGGCAMLNALTSALFTLVLRAASESGQAPAGLLALVGHPRLAPAISAMFADPARPWTLPDLAELCSMSRATFMRHFQDKLGRSAIELLTDIRMSLAANALKKPAMTTEAVADSVGYRSVAAFRRVFTETMGMTPGQWRRLARAADYDAA; this is encoded by the coding sequence ATGTCCCAAGTCGACTGGCTGAGCCAGCTGCTGCAAATGATCACCATCACCGGCCGGCTGGAGGTCCGTTGCGTCTATGGTGCGCCATGGCGGGTAGCTTGGCCTCAGTCCGCGGCACACGAGATTCCCTACCACGTCGTACTCAAGGGCCGCGCGATCGTCGAGAACCCGCAGGCGCAGACGACCCTGGAGTTGCTGGCAGGAGATATCGTGCTGTTGCCTCACGGGTCCGCGCACGTGCTGCACGATGGCAGTGGACGGGAGCCGGGTCGTACCTTTAACCGTCACGGTTCCGCGGGATGGATGCTTAGCCAGAATGATGGCCCGGGCGAGCCTCTGGACCTGTTATGCGGGCGATTTCTCATCGAGCCACCCCATGATCGTCTGCTTCGCAATTATCTGCCCACAAACCTGGTGGTACGCGCGATGGACAGCGATCGCGAAGAGGCCGTGGCCTCCGCTTCGAATCATCTGGCCGGGCTGCTGGAACTGATGCGCCTGGAGTCCACCGGCGACAAACTGGGCGGATGCGCCATGCTCAACGCGCTTACCTCGGCGCTGTTCACGCTGGTGCTGCGCGCAGCCAGCGAATCCGGGCAGGCCCCCGCAGGGTTGTTGGCGCTTGTCGGTCATCCACGGCTGGCACCCGCCATTTCAGCCATGTTCGCCGATCCCGCGCGCCCCTGGACCTTGCCGGATCTGGCCGAATTGTGCAGCATGTCACGCGCCACCTTCATGCGGCACTTCCAGGACAAGCTGGGACGCTCGGCCATCGAATTGCTGACCGATATCAGGATGAGCCTGGCCGCCAACGCGCTGAAAAAGCCGGCGATGACCACCGAGGCCGTGGCGGATTCGGTCGGGTATCGGTCCGTGGCCGCGTTCCGACGTGTATTCACGGAGACCATGGGAATGACGCCGGGGCAATGGCGCCGTCTGGCTCGCGCAGCGGATTACGACGCTGCATGA
- the cysN gene encoding sulfate adenylyltransferase subunit CysN produces the protein MQTLIDNAPAMAQPTGAQNEVARYLRAQQSKSLLRFITCGSVDDGKSTLIGRLLYESKMLFEDQLAQLEADSKKMGTQGEDLDFALLVDGLAAEREQGITIDVAYRFFATDKRKFIVADTPGHEQYTRNMVTGASTADLAILLVDARRGVQTQTRRHSYLVSTLGIRRVVLAVNKLDMVGYSREVHTRIEKEYREFARQIGLTDIVCIPMSALRGDNITEASANTPWYQGPTLMDYLESVPIDHVPAQDESFRLPVQWVNRPNLDFRGFAGTVSAGVVRRGDRVRALPSGRESRVAGIVGAAGECEQAMRGQAVTLTLADEIDISRGDVLACTEDPPAVADQFEATLVWMNEDAMLPGRPYLLKLGTRTVGVTVAQPKYKVNVNTLEHLAARTLELNEIGVCNLHLDQPVAFDPYTRNRELGGFILIDRLTNNTVGAGMLHFALRRAQNVHWQAIDVDRRAHAALKHQSPRIVWFTGLSGAGKSTIANLVEKRLHALGHHTYLLDGDNVRHGLNKDLGFSEADRIENIRRVAEVARLMLDAGLIVLVSFISPFRSEREMARALAGDGEFIEVFIDTPLAVAEQRDPKGLYRKARRGELKNFTGIDSPYEAPEHPEIRIDTTGDSPEQAAERIVAWLRDRP, from the coding sequence ATGCAAACCCTGATCGACAACGCGCCGGCGATGGCGCAACCCACCGGCGCGCAGAACGAGGTCGCCCGGTATCTCCGTGCCCAGCAAAGCAAGAGCCTGCTGCGCTTCATCACCTGCGGCAGCGTCGACGACGGCAAGAGCACGCTGATCGGCCGGCTGCTGTATGAATCGAAGATGCTGTTCGAAGACCAGCTGGCGCAGCTCGAGGCCGACTCGAAGAAGATGGGCACGCAGGGGGAGGACCTGGACTTCGCGCTGCTGGTGGACGGCCTGGCCGCCGAGCGCGAACAGGGCATCACCATCGACGTGGCCTACCGCTTCTTCGCCACCGACAAGCGCAAGTTCATCGTCGCCGACACGCCCGGGCACGAGCAGTACACCCGCAACATGGTCACCGGCGCCTCCACCGCCGACCTGGCCATCCTGCTGGTCGATGCGCGCCGCGGCGTGCAGACCCAGACCCGCCGCCACAGCTACCTGGTCTCGACGCTGGGCATCCGGCGCGTGGTGCTGGCCGTCAACAAGCTGGACATGGTCGGCTACTCGCGCGAGGTCCATACGCGCATCGAGAAGGAATACCGCGAGTTCGCGCGGCAGATCGGACTGACCGATATCGTCTGCATCCCCATGTCCGCGCTGCGCGGCGACAACATCACCGAAGCCAGCGCCAATACGCCGTGGTACCAGGGCCCGACGCTGATGGATTACCTCGAGAGCGTGCCGATCGACCACGTGCCCGCGCAGGACGAGTCGTTCCGGCTGCCGGTGCAGTGGGTCAACCGCCCCAACCTGGACTTCCGCGGCTTTGCCGGCACCGTCAGCGCCGGCGTGGTCCGGCGTGGCGACCGCGTGCGCGCGCTGCCCTCCGGCCGCGAAAGCCGCGTGGCCGGCATCGTCGGCGCCGCCGGCGAATGCGAGCAGGCCATGCGCGGCCAGGCGGTGACGCTGACCCTGGCCGACGAGATCGACATCAGCCGCGGCGACGTGCTGGCCTGCACCGAAGACCCGCCGGCGGTGGCCGATCAGTTCGAAGCGACGCTGGTATGGATGAACGAGGACGCCATGCTGCCCGGGCGCCCCTACCTGCTCAAGCTCGGTACGCGCACCGTGGGCGTGACCGTGGCCCAGCCCAAGTACAAGGTCAACGTCAATACGCTGGAGCACCTGGCCGCGCGCACGCTGGAGCTGAACGAGATCGGCGTGTGCAACCTGCACCTGGACCAGCCGGTGGCCTTCGACCCGTACACGCGCAACCGCGAGCTGGGCGGCTTTATCCTGATCGACCGCCTGACCAACAACACGGTCGGCGCCGGCATGCTGCACTTTGCCCTGCGCCGGGCGCAGAACGTCCACTGGCAGGCCATCGACGTCGACCGCCGCGCGCATGCCGCGCTCAAGCACCAGTCACCGCGCATCGTCTGGTTCACTGGCCTGTCCGGCGCGGGCAAGTCCACCATCGCCAATCTGGTGGAAAAGCGTCTGCACGCGCTGGGGCACCACACCTACCTGCTCGATGGCGACAACGTGCGCCATGGCCTGAACAAGGACCTGGGCTTCTCCGAAGCCGACCGCATCGAGAATATCCGGCGCGTGGCCGAAGTCGCCAGGCTGATGCTGGACGCGGGGCTGATCGTGCTGGTGTCGTTCATCTCGCCGTTCCGCTCGGAACGCGAGATGGCGCGCGCACTGGCCGGTGACGGCGAGTTCATCGAAGTCTTCATCGACACGCCGCTGGCCGTGGCCGAGCAGCGCGACCCCAAGGGCCTGTACCGCAAGGCGCGCCGAGGCGAGCTGAAGAACTTCACCGGCATCGACTCGCCCTACGAAGCGCCGGAGCATCCGGAAATCCGCATCGACACCACCGGCGACAGCCCCGAACAGGCCGCCGAGCGGATCGTGGCGTGGCTGCGGGATAGGCCTTAG
- a CDS encoding helix-turn-helix transcriptional regulator — protein sequence MLPASLPAAELSALLAQLYQGPTETVPWAGFLESLRQRLAATFVTLVLRHPATDRPGLIVNASDYGPHLPGEPSYSEQYYALCPFLDLHPDRLFSADELFGESGWLAHPFYAQYLQPLGLRYILAVNLVTPDGVECALFISRTAAGQDFGSADKALLQDLLPHLKRAVDLHAALDVLASERSLYADAVDRMQVGTVILDEHGRCIRANDVAGRLLRARDGLYLADGALHAHCPMENRRFRKILESAAQAHALATPRSEVTTLSRPAAPTPLSVLVRPIPLSYRTEDKARRPAVAVFIRDPAGSPRNTHASLRKLFHLTPTEIELALLMVDGLTLDEAAARLGVKKNTARAHLRGIFAKTGATRQAVLVKLLLSSVVGMG from the coding sequence ATGCTGCCAGCTTCCCTCCCTGCCGCCGAGCTTAGCGCCCTGCTCGCCCAGCTCTACCAGGGCCCCACCGAAACCGTGCCCTGGGCCGGCTTCCTCGAAAGCCTCCGCCAGCGACTGGCCGCCACGTTCGTCACGCTGGTGCTGCGCCACCCCGCCACCGACCGCCCGGGCCTGATCGTCAACGCCTCCGACTACGGCCCTCATCTTCCCGGCGAGCCTTCATACAGCGAGCAGTACTACGCCCTGTGCCCGTTCCTGGACCTGCACCCCGACCGGCTCTTCAGTGCCGACGAACTATTCGGCGAATCCGGCTGGCTGGCCCATCCGTTCTATGCGCAATACCTGCAGCCGCTCGGCCTGCGCTACATCCTGGCCGTCAACCTGGTCACGCCGGATGGCGTCGAATGCGCGCTGTTCATCAGCCGCACCGCGGCGGGACAGGACTTCGGCAGCGCCGACAAGGCACTGCTGCAGGACCTGCTGCCCCACCTGAAACGCGCCGTCGACCTGCATGCCGCGCTCGACGTGCTGGCCTCCGAACGGTCGCTCTACGCCGATGCGGTCGACCGCATGCAGGTGGGCACGGTCATCCTCGACGAGCACGGCCGCTGCATCCGCGCCAACGACGTTGCCGGCCGCCTGCTGCGCGCCCGCGACGGCCTCTACCTGGCGGACGGCGCGCTGCACGCGCATTGCCCGATGGAGAACCGCAGGTTCCGCAAGATTCTGGAGAGCGCCGCGCAGGCCCATGCGCTGGCCACGCCCCGCAGCGAAGTCACCACGCTCAGCCGGCCCGCCGCGCCCACGCCGCTGAGCGTGCTGGTGCGGCCCATCCCGCTCAGCTACCGCACCGAGGACAAGGCCCGCCGCCCCGCGGTGGCGGTCTTTATCCGCGATCCCGCGGGCTCGCCGCGCAACACCCACGCCAGCCTGCGCAAGCTGTTCCACCTCACGCCTACCGAAATCGAACTGGCCCTGCTGATGGTCGACGGGCTGACGCTCGATGAAGCCGCGGCGCGGCTGGGCGTGAAGAAGAACACCGCACGGGCGCATCTGCGGGGGATCTTTGCCAAGACGGGGGCGACGCGGCAGGCGGTGCTGGTGAAGCTGTTGCTGTCTAGCGTGGTGGGGATGGGGTGA
- a CDS encoding phasin family protein, which translates to MTKWFPEQISKLQITGIDAWAGLASKSLDCIARLVELNLQTMKTTLEDGQDCARKALSTKDTQELVELQAELFQPTAEAMLAYRRRVQDIVADAQANVEKVLEVQYAAGKREVQGFMETALSNAPATSMTPLVAWQEALNATTALFDSMQATAKQAMQMAGSSFDAAAEATSKGVRRRTAPAPHTAE; encoded by the coding sequence ATGACAAAGTGGTTCCCTGAGCAAATCAGCAAGCTTCAGATCACCGGCATCGACGCCTGGGCGGGGCTGGCCAGCAAGTCGCTGGATTGCATCGCCAGGTTGGTGGAGCTGAATCTCCAGACCATGAAAACGACCCTGGAAGACGGGCAGGATTGCGCCAGGAAGGCCTTGTCGACCAAAGACACGCAAGAACTCGTTGAACTGCAAGCGGAATTGTTCCAACCCACGGCCGAAGCGATGTTGGCGTATCGACGCCGTGTGCAGGACATTGTTGCCGATGCCCAGGCCAACGTCGAGAAGGTGCTGGAGGTGCAGTACGCCGCCGGCAAGCGCGAGGTACAGGGATTCATGGAAACCGCGCTGAGCAACGCCCCGGCAACCTCGATGACGCCTTTGGTCGCCTGGCAGGAGGCGCTTAACGCCACGACCGCGCTCTTCGACTCCATGCAAGCGACGGCTAAGCAGGCGATGCAGATGGCGGGGAGCAGCTTCGATGCTGCCGCCGAAGCCACGTCCAAGGGCGTACGACGCCGCACTGCACCCGCCCCGCACACGGCGGAGTAA
- the phbB gene encoding acetoacetyl-CoA reductase has product MTKKIAIVTGGMGGLGEAISVRLQDAGCTIAVTHSHGNRGVDAWLAKMEEGGRKFHAYPVDVADYASCQLCVAAIHEELGATDILVNNAGITRDASFRKLDKIDWDAVMRTNLDSVFNMTKPVCEGMVKRGWGRIINISSIIGSKGGFGQTNYAAAKAGMHGFTKSLALEVAKSGVTVNTVSPGFIATRMVTAVPQEILDTRIIPHIPVGRLGQPDEVAALVAYLCSHEAGFLTGANIAINGGQHLQ; this is encoded by the coding sequence ATGACAAAAAAAATCGCCATCGTGACCGGTGGCATGGGCGGGCTTGGCGAAGCGATCAGCGTCCGGCTACAGGACGCGGGTTGCACCATCGCGGTCACGCATTCGCATGGCAACCGCGGCGTCGACGCCTGGCTGGCGAAAATGGAAGAAGGCGGAAGAAAATTCCATGCCTATCCCGTGGACGTTGCCGACTACGCCTCGTGCCAGCTGTGTGTTGCGGCCATTCACGAGGAGCTGGGCGCCACTGACATCCTGGTCAACAACGCCGGTATCACACGCGATGCCAGTTTCAGGAAGCTGGACAAGATCGATTGGGACGCGGTCATGCGCACCAACCTCGACTCGGTATTCAACATGACCAAGCCGGTGTGTGAAGGCATGGTCAAGCGCGGCTGGGGCCGCATCATCAATATCTCGTCGATCATTGGTTCCAAGGGCGGCTTCGGACAGACCAATTACGCGGCGGCCAAGGCCGGCATGCATGGATTCACCAAATCGCTGGCGCTCGAAGTGGCCAAGAGCGGCGTGACGGTCAACACAGTGTCGCCGGGCTTTATCGCCACCAGGATGGTGACGGCGGTCCCGCAAGAGATCCTCGACACCAGGATCATTCCGCATATCCCCGTCGGCCGCCTGGGACAGCCGGACGAAGTGGCGGCGCTGGTCGCCTATCTTTGCTCGCATGAAGCCGGCTTCCTGACCGGCGCCAACATTGCGATCAACGGCGGACAACATTTGCAGTGA